DNA from bacterium:
GCCTCTTCGAGGGGTGGTGACGACGATGCGCACACACGTCACGCGGGTCGTTGCGGCCTTCGCTGCACTGCTCCTGCTCGCCGCTGCGCCGCGGGCGGCGCGCCTGGCGCTCGAGGCCGCGGGCCATGCGGATCCGCCCGTCTTCCTCACCGGCGACCAGTGCATGGCTTGCCACAACCAGCTCGTCACGCCGAAGGGAGAGGACATCTCGATCGGCGCGGCCTGGCGCGCGTCCATCATGGCCAACTCCGCGCGAGACCCGTACTGGCAGGCGGGCGTGCGGCGCGAGGTCATGGACCACCCGGAATCCTCGGAGCTGATCCAGGACGAGTGCTCGCGCTGCCACATGCCGATGTCCAACGAGCTGGAGCGGCGGAGCGGCGGGCACGGGCGCGTCTTCGACCACTTGCCCGTCGGCAGGCCGGAGACGCGGCTCGACTCGCTGGCCGCGGACGGCGTCTCGTGCTCGCTGTGCCACCAGATCACAGCGGAGAAGTTCGGCACGCCCGAGAGCTTCACCGGCGGGTTCGTGGTGGACACGGCGCGCGTGAGCGGGCACGGCCGCATCTTCGGCCCGTTCGAGGTGGACACCGGCCGCATCACGATCATGCGCTCGGCCACCGGCTTCCGCCCGACCGAGGCCGCGCACATCCAGACCTCCGAGCACTGCGCGACGTGCCACGTGCTCTACACCACCGCGCTCGGGCCCGGAGGCGAGGTCATCGCCCGGCTTCCTGAGCAGACGCCGTATCAGGAGTGGCTGAACAGCGCGTATCGCGGCGTGCAGAGCTGCCAGGAGTGCCACATGCCGCCGGTCGCGGACAGCACCGCGATCACCGCCGTGCTCGGCCAGCCGCGGCCGGAGGTCTCGCGGCACACCTTCGTCGGCGGGAACTTCTTCCTGCTCCGCATGCTGAACCGCTACCGGGACGAGCTGGGCGTCGTGGCGCTGCCGCAGGAGCTGGACGCGCTCGCCCGCGCGACGGAGGAGTTCCTGCGCACCCAGAGCGCGCGCGTTGCCGTGGAGCGGGCGGACGTCGCCGATGGGTGGCTCGACGTCGTCGTGGCCGTCGAGAACCTGACCGGCCACAAGCTGCCGACGGCGTACCCGTCGCGGCGCGCGTGGCTGCACCTCACCGTGTACGACCGCGACGGCAACCGGATCTTCGAGTCGGGCGCGTTGCGGCCGGACGGCTCGATCGTCGGCAACGCCAACGACGATGACCCGGCGTTGTACGAGCCGCATCACGAGATCATCGACTCACCCGGCCAGGTCCAGGTCTACGAGTCCATCATGGTGGACACCGCGGGGGCGGTGACCACCGGTCTCCTCAGCGGCGTGCGCTACGTCAAGGACAACCGGCTGCTGCCCCACGGCTTCGACAAGGCCGGCGCGCACGAGGACATCGCCGTCTACGGCGGCGCCGCCGCAGATCCGGACTTCCGGGCCGGCGGCGACCGCGTCCGCTACCGCGTGAACCTTGCGGGCGCCGAGGGCCCGTTCCGCGTGGAGGCGAGGCTCTGGTACCAGCCGATCTCGTTCCGCTGGGCCAACAACCTCCGGTCCTACGACGCGTTCGAGACGCAGCGCTTCGTGCGCTACTACGAGGCGATGGCGGACGTGTCGGCGATCGTGCTGGCGGAGGCGATGGCGGTGGCGCGTTAGACCCATAGGGGCGTCGCTGCGCTCCCCGGCCCCCGGCCGGCTCCGTCCCGCTCGCGCCGCTGCGAGGTCCGACCTCCGCCGGCGCCGTCGTCCTCGCCGGCCGCCTGGAGCGCCGGGACCCCGCCGCGCTGGGCATGGGGGTGGATTCCCTCCTCGTGCTCGCCGTGTCCGCCGGCGGGCGGCCGCGGCGGTCGGGCCGGAGCCGGCCCACCGCTGGCGCGAGGGCTCCCGACCGGCTAGATAGAGGCCCGGAGCGGGCGGAAGCCCTCGCCCGCTGGGGGGTATCACGACAAGAGGGTGGACGGGCCGGCGCCGGCCGCCGGGCCCGGGATCGCGAGACCGAACAGAGCGAGATGAGCGGAGCGCGCAGGAAGACGGTCGTCGTCGACATCGGCGGCGTGAAGGTGGGCGGGACGCACCCGATCGTGGTGCAGTCGATGACGAACACGGACACGGCGGACGCCGCGGCGACCGCCGCGCAGGTCAAGGCCCTGGCCGCAGCGGGGAGCGAGCTGGTCCGCGTCACGGTGAACAACGAAGAAGCGGCGCAGGCCGTGCCGGAGATCGTGCGGCGGCTGCGCGACGACGGCGTCACCGTCCCGATCATCGGCGACTTCCACTACAACGGCCACCTCCTGCTCACGAAGTACCCGGCGTGCGCGGCGGCGCTGGACAAGTACCGGATCAATCCGGGCAACGTCGGCGCCAAGCATCGGGACGAGAACTTCCGCACGATCATCCAGGTCGCGCTGGAGTACGGCAAGCCGGTCCGCATCGGCGTGAACTGGGGCTCGCTGGACCAGCGTCTCCTCACGGAGCTGATGGACGAGAACGCGCGTCGGCCGGAGCCGCTCGACGCCCGGGACGTGATGATCGAGGCGATGATCGAGAGCGCGCTGCGCTCGGCCGCCCTCGCGGAGGAGACGGGGCTGCCGCACGACCGGATCGTCCTTTCGGCCAAGGTCTCCGGCGTGCCGGATCTCGTGGACGTGTACCGCCGGCTCGCGGCGCGGTGCGACTACCCGCTGCACCTCGGGCTGACCGAGGCGGGCATGGGGACCAAGGGCGTCATCGCCACCACCGCGGGCCTGGCCATCCTGCTGCACGAAGGGATCGGCGACACGATCCGTGTCTCGCTCACGCCGCAGCCCGGCGGCGACCGTGCGGAAGAGGTGCGCGTGGCGCAGCAGATCCTCCAGTCGTTGGGGCTGAGGAGCTTCGAGCCGCAGGTCACGTCGTGCCCGGGCTGCGGCCGGACCACGAGCACGTTCTTCCAGCAGATGGCCGAGCAGATCCAGGGCTACATCCGGGAGCGCATGCCCGAGTGGCGCGTGCGCTACCCGGGCGTGGAGGAGATGCGGGTCGCGGTCATGGGGTGTGTGGTGAACGGCCCGGGCGAGTCCAAGCACGCGAACATCGGCATCTCCCTGCCCGGCACGTTCGAGGAGCCCAAGGCGCCGGTCTACATCGATGGCCAGCTCCACACCACCCTCAGGGGCGAGGGGCTGGTGGAGGAGTTCCTGCGGCTGCTGGACGGGTACGTGGAGGCGAAGTACGGGGCGGCGAAGCGGTGAACTGCGGGCGCGAGCGCCCGCGCTGGCCGAGTCCCGCAACCGCGCGCGAGGGCGTTCCGCAAAGCCGAGAATGAACGCGGACGGGGGCGCTCGTGGCGGAATCATCCGTGCCGCGAGCGCCCCCGCGTCGAATGCGACCGCGCGACCGTCGCGCTACTTCTTCTCCTTCAACTCGATCGTCACCGGCTGCCCGGCGGGCTCCTGCTTGACCACGATGTGCGGCGCGGCCTTCGTGGCGTACAGCTTCATCGAGCCCGCGGCGCTGGTCACCTCGAGCTCGTAGACCTCGAACTCGCCCGCCGGCACCGTGACCTCGCCCTCGCCCACGACCTTGATCTCCAGGTTCGTCAGCGTGCCGCCCTGCGCGTTCACCACGGGCAACGTGAACGACGCGCCGGGCGCCAGATCGAGGACCATGATGGCGTAGTCGTCCATGCCGGGCAGGAGCAGTCCGGAGACGACGTCAATGGACACGTCCCGTGGCTCCGAGCCGGGCAGCGAGACCGTGCCCACGACCTCGTCGCCCTCGACGCGCAGGTCCACGGAGATCGTGTTCGACCCCACCTGCTGCTCCGTCTTCGAGAAGAGCGGGCGCAGGTCGGCGGCCGCGAACGCCACCTCCTGCCGGAGACTCGTCATGCCGCCCATCTCGCCGACCGAGCGGATCGCCTGCACGCCGCTGATCTCCTCCCGCGTCGTCGTCACCGTCAAGGATGCGATCGCGTTGCCCTGGAACATGACATCGTAGACGCGCGTGCCGGCCTCGATGGCGGAGCCGTCCAGGGCGAGGTCCGAGCCGCGCACCTCGAGGGCCGAGCGGTCGAGCGGGTTGCCGTCCGCGTCGAGCAGCCGGATCGGCCCGTAGCCGGACACGTTGTCCAGGATCTGCGTCGCATCGCCCACGACGACGACCACCGCGCGATCGGGCCGGATGTGCGTCTGCGCCGCGCGGCGCACGTCCGCCGCGGTGATGGCCGCGACCTTGTCACGGTACGTCGCGACGTAGTCGTCGGGCAGGCCGAGCAGCCGCGCACTCGCGATCTGGTTCGCGACCTGCTGCGGCGTCTCGATCTGGAGCGGGAACGAGCCCGTCATGAAGTCCTTCGCGGTCGTGAGGTCGGCGTCGGAGAAATCGCCCGCACGCAGCTTCTCGATCAACCGGAAGAACTCCGCGAGCGTGCTGTCCACGACCTCGTTGCGGACCTCGGCCCACGCCTGGAAGTAGCCGGGCTCGAGCCGCTGGGCGAGGGTCGCGTAGGCGGCGTACGTGTAGCCCTTCTCCTGGCGCAGGGTCTGGAAGAACCAGCCGGTCGTCCCGCCGCCCAGGATCTGGCCGACCACGTCCAGCGCGACCCAGTCCTGGTGCGTCGCGGGCGGGAGCAGGTGGCCGATCCGGATCACGGCCTGCACCGCGCCCGGCTTGTGGACGAAGACCACCTCGCGCGCGCTACGATCCGCGGGCGTGGGCAGGCTCGCCTTGGCCGGCGCCGCGCCCTGCCAGTCGCCGAAGTGGCGCTCGAGCCGCTGCACGATGTCGTTGGGATCCACGTCGCCGGCCACGACGAACAGCGCGTTGCCGGGCCGGAAGTGGGTGGCGTGGTAGGCGACCAGGTCGTCCCGCGTGATGGCACGCACCGACTCGGGCGAGGGCCGGGTGCCGTAGGGGTGCTCGCCGTAGACCTCGCGCAGGAACTGCCGCTCGGCCAGGTACTGCGGCTGCCCGAGGTTGGCCTGGAGCGCCGACAGCATGCGCTGGCGCTCGGTCTCCAGCTCGGACTCCGGGAACGTCGGGTTGCGCACGATGTCGCTCATGAGCACGAGCGCGGTGTCCAGGAACTCCGTCAGCACGCTCGCGCTCACGCTGATCGCGTCGTCGCCCGCGCTCGCGCTCAGGCTGCCGCCCACGAAATCGATGCTCTCCGCGATCGCGTCCGCGCTACGGGTCTTGGTCCCCTTGTCCAGCAGCATTGCGGTGAACGACGCGACGCCGGCCTTGCCCGCCGGGTCGTGCTTCGACCCGCTGCGCAGCCGCAGGTTCACCGAGACCACGGGCTGCTCGTGGTTCTCGACGATGATGACCTGGGCGCCGTTCTTCAGCGTACGCTCGTGGAACGCGGGGAACTCGACCGGCCGCAGCGGACCGGGCGCCGGCGGCTGCTCCTTCTTCTGGGCCGCCGCGGGCGCGGCGCCGAGACCGAACGCGAACGCGACGAACGCCGCGCCGCAGACAATCGTCCTGATCCTCGTCATCATCACCTCCTCACTCGGCGCCCGGCGTGGAGCCCGAACCCGCCGCATCCGTCCCGGAGGACGCACGCTGCGGCGGCACGACCGTCAGGACGGTCCGGTTCGCCTCGGTGAGATACTTGCGGGCGGCGGCGCGGATGTCCTCCGCGGTGACCGCCATGTACCGGTCCAGGTCTCGGTTGATCTCGGCCGGGTCGCCGTGGTAGCGGCGGAAATGGTGCAGCGCCTCCGTCTTCGCCATCACCGTCTGGCGCCCCATGATCTGACTCGCGCGGAGCTGGTTCTTCGCCTTCTGGAGCTCGCGCTCGGTCACGCCTTCATCCTTCAGCTTCTGGATCTCCTCGGCGATCAGCGCCTCGAGCCGCTCCGTGGGCACGCCCTGGTTCGGGAAGGCGTAGAAGATGAACGACCCCGGCCCGAGACGGCTGTTCAACCCCGAGAGCACCTGGAGCGCCGCCCGCTCCTCCTTGACCAGCCGGCGGTGCAGCCGGCTCGACTCACCCTCGCTGAAGATGGACGAGAGCAGTTGCAGCGCGTACGTGTCCGGGTGGTCGTGCGGCGGGATGTTGAAGCCCATCGCGAGGAGCGGCAGCGTCGCGAGCTTGTCTTCCACCGTGACGCGGCGCTCACCATCCGTCCGGGGCGTGGGCGTCGGCGGCGGCAGCGGCGGCAGGTCCGGGCCGCGCGGAATGTCGCCGAAGTACTGCTCGACCAGCTTCCGCACCTCGTCCACCGTCACGTCGCCCGCGATCACGATGGTCGCGTTGTTCGGCACGTAGTACCGCTCGTAGAACCGGCGCACGTCGTCCACCGTGGCCGCGTCCAGGTCGGCCATGCTGCCGATGACCGGGTGGTCGTACGGCGGCCAGTCGTTGAGCAGCGTGTCCAGCGTGATGGCGACGGCTTCCGCGTACGGCGAGTTCTCGTACGAGCGGCGCCGTTCCTCCTTCACCACCTCCCGCTCACGGGCGAAGTTGTCCGCGTTCACCCGGAGCTTCGCCATCCGCTCGCGGTGCGTCCACAGCGAGAGGTTCAGCCGGTTGGCGGGGAGGATCTCGAAGTAGTTGGTCCGGTCCGAGTTCGTCGTGCCGTTGAACGTCCCGCCCGCGGCCGGGATCAGGCGCATGATCTCGCCCGCGTCCAGGTTCTCCGTCTCCTGGAAGAGCATGTGCTCGAACAGGTGCGCGAAGCCCGACCGGCCGGGCTCCTCGTGCGCGCTCCCGACGTCGTACCACACGTTGACCGCGACGATGGGCGTGGAGTGGTCCTCGTGCACGATCACGCGCAGCCCGTTCGGCAGCGTGAACTCTGTGAACTCGATCGGCGGCGCGGTCTGTGCCGCGGCCGGGCCGGCGACCAGGCCCAGCAAGAGCCCCGCCGCGATGACGGATCGAACGGTCATCCGGTTCTCCTTTCCACGTTCGGAAGTTCCGGCTGACAAAGGGTATCCCGGGGGTCGGTCGGGGTCAACCGGCAGGCCCCGTGGGCCGCATCCACGGACTGCGGCCGGAGGTGGCCGGAGCATGACCGCCCCGGCGAGAGGAGTGGGATCACTGCATCGAACAGCCTTGGCATTCGGTATTTGTTCGGTTATCGTGGGCGCGTCGCGCGGTCCGCACCGAAGCTGCGGTCCAGGGACGTCACCCCGGCGAGAGAGGAGTCGGCGATGCCCATCAGCGAGACCTTCCTGCCCGAGTTCGATCAGGAGATGGCGACGACGCGCCGCTTGCTCGAGCGCGTGCCGAGCGAGAAAGGGACGTGGAAGCCCCACGAGAAGTCCTTCCCTCTCGGCCACCTCGCCCAGCTCATCTCCCGCATGCCGGGGTGGATCACCCTGGCGCTCCACAATACGAGGCTCGACCTCAGCGGTTTCGTGCCGTACACCTACGAGCCGACGGAGAAGCTGGTCGCCGAGTTCGATCGCAACGTCCGCGAGGCGCGGGAGGCGCTGGCCGCCGCGACGGACGAGGACTTCGCGGTGCAGTGGTCGCTCACGCACGGCGACCGGGTCCTGATGACCCTCTCGCGGCGGGAGATCGTGCGGCAGAACATCAACCACCTGGTCCACCACCGTGGTCAACTGAGCGTGTACCTGCGGCTGCTGGACGTGCCGCTGCCGCCGATCTACGGCCCGACGGCGGACGAGCGGGTTCGTTCCGTCGGGCTTGCGGGACCGGCCTTGCCGCGGCGCGCAGCGCGGGCGCATTGTATCCGCCCACGGATACAAACCTCGGCCGCCGAGGCCGGCTGATCGGTTCCGGCGGGCCTCCCCCACGTCCCTGGCACGATCCGCCCGGAGGAGATCGCATGCGCACGGTCTGCGCTGCCACCGGGGCTCCGAACGCTCGCATGCGCGCCCGCGCCCGTTTCGCGTCCGCGTTCGTTCTCGCGGTGTCGCTCGCCGCGCCGTCGCCGTCGCGCGTCGCCGCGCAGCAACTGAAGCCCCGGTTCTCGATCGACGACGTCGTCTCGTACAACTTCCCGTACGATCTCGTGGCCGCGCGCAAGGCGGACCGCATCGCGTGGATCGAGTTCGAGCGCGGCATGCGGAACGTGTACACCGCGGCGGCGCCGGACTTCGAGCCGGTGCGGCTGACCTCGTTCACCGAGGACGACGGCGTGGACCTCTCCGACCTCCAGATCTCGGACGACGGCTCCATCGTCGCCTTCATCCGCGGCCACACGCGGAACCGGGAGGGGTGGGTCGCCAACCCGTCCAGCGACCCGCGCGGCGCGGAGCGCGCGGTCTGGGCGGTGAGCACGAGCGGCGGCAAGCCGTGGCGGGTGGTCCAGGCGGACGCCTTCCAGCTCTCGCCGGACGGGAAGTGGGTGGCGTACGTGCGGGACGGGCAGATCCACCGCGCGCCCGTCAACCCGGGACTCGCGGCGTCGCAGGACCTGGACGCCACGCCGCCGCTGTTCCGCGCGTACGGCATCAACGGCAGCCCCACGTGGTCGCCGGACGGGCGCAGGATCGCGTTCGTGAGCGACCGGGGCGACCACTCGTTCATCGGCGTCTACGACCTCGACAACCCGCGCATCGTCTACCTGGCGCCCAGTGTGGACCGGGATGCGAACCCCGTGTGGTCGCCCGACGGCAAGCGCATCGCGTTCCAGCGGCGGCCGGGCCTGAGCTTCGGCGAAATGGCGGCGCGTCAGCGGCAGGGTGGCGGCTTCGGCGGGCCGCAGCGCCGCGCCGCAGACGATGCGTTGCCCGGCATGTTCGAGGCGCGCTTCCGCGGAGGCCACACCCTCGAGCTGTGGGTCGCGGACGCGGAGACGGGGGAGGGCAGGAGGGCGTGGCACAACCAGCCGGGCGACACCGCCTTCACCAGTCTCGCCGGGCTCCGCTGGGCGGGCGAGCACCTGATCTTCCCTGCGGAGCCCGGGAACTGGCGGCACTGGTACAGCATCTCGCTGAAGGATCCGAAGCCCGAGCCCATCGAGCTCACGCCGGGTGAGGGCGAGGTGGAGTTCGTGGGGCTGTCGGCGGACGGGCGCTACCTGTACTACGCCGCGAACATCGGCGACATCGACCGTCGCCACATCTGGCGCGTCGAGACCTCCGGCGGCCGCCCGCGCCAGCTCACGAAGGGCGACGGCATCGAGACGTACCCTGCGCCGCTCGCGTCGGGCAAGTTCGTCGCGGTGCTGCACTCGACGGCGAAGCGGCCGCTGTCCGTGGCGCTGGTGCCGGCCGATGGCGGCGAACCGCGCGTGATCACGAAGCTCCCGGAGACGTTCCCGCTGGCGCAACAGGTGATACCGACCAACGTCACGCTCACGGCGGAAGACGGCGTCCGGTTCAACAACCAGCTCTTCCTGCCGCCGGACCTGCGGCCCGGCCAGAAGCGGCCGGCGCTGATCTTCATCCACGGCGGCCCGCGCCGGCAGATGCTGCTCGGCTACCACTACATGTACTTCTACCACATGGCCTACGCGATCAACCAGTACTTCGCGAACAAGGGCTATGTGGTGCTCTCGGTCAACTACCGCAGCGGCATCGGCTACGGCAAGCAGTTCCGCATGGCGCCGAACGTGGGGCGGAACGGGATGGAGGAGTACCGGGACATCCTCGCGGCGGGGAAGTACCTGGCGAGCCGGCCGGACGTGGATCCCACGCGCATCGGCGTCTGGGGGCTCTCCTACGGCGGGATCCTCACGGCGCAGGCGCTGGCGCGGAACTCGGACCTCTTCGCCGCGGGCGTGGACATCGCCGGTGTGCACATGTGGGGCGATCCGGCGGACACGGCGTCGGTGATGTACAAGTCATCGTCGGCGCCGCTCGTGGCGAACTGGCGTTCGCCGGTGCTGCTGGTGCACGGGGACGACGACCGCAACGTCTCGTTCTCGCAGACCGTGGGGCTGGTGCAGCTCCTGCGCGCGCACGACGTGCCGTTCGAGCTGATCGTCTTCCCCGACGAGGTGCACGATTTCCTCATCCACGAGCGCTGGATGAAGACGTTCAAGGCAGCGGACGACTTCTTCGACCGGACGCTGATCCGGAAGGAGCCGGTGCGGGACCTCACCACGGCCGCCGGGGGCGGCAGGTGATCCGCGCCTGCGCCGTCACCGATCGGGGCGGGCGCGCCGGGGCCGGCTGGTGAACGGCGCCCGGAGGCGTCCCCCCACGCCCGGACCGATCCGGCGCCGGCCCCGACGCGGCAGCGGCTGCCGCGTCGGGGCGTTGCCCGTCACAGCACGGGCTTCGCGACCATCGCCCAGACCGTCGAGAGCAGCAGGGCGATGTTGACGCCGCCCAGCACGACGATCCGGCGCCGCAGCCCCTGCAGCCGTGCCTCGTCGGCGCCGGACGCCGCGAGCCGCCCGAGCTCCCGCGCGGTGCGCCGCACCAGCCTGCCGATGCCGATCGAGCAGAAGACGCCGGCGAGTCCCCACAGCACCCACAACGGCGGCCGTCCGCCCACCGATCCCACCAGCGCCAGTCCGCTCACCAGCGTGGTGAGCGCCGCGGGCATCAACAGCCTCTGGCCGAAGAACGGTTGCTCCCGCGTGAGCGCCTGCGCGGCCGGGCCGCCGTGCACCCGGGCGATCCGCCGCGTCACGACCGTCAGCGTGATCACGCCGCCGACCCAGACGGTGGCCGCCGCGACGTGCACGAACTCCAGCAGGCTGTATGCAGTCATGCCTCCGCGCTCCGCGTTCGAGCGGTCCCGGGCGGGCGTGCCGCGGGGCCGCGTGTTACATTGCCGCCGGCCGTGCGCAGTCCGCTCGGCCGCTGTGCGGCGCCGGCCCGGGAACCGGCCCGGCGGGTGATTTATACAATATGTATAAACACGATGTCAAGACAGGGGCTACGAACCGGATGAGATCGAGGGGAGCGCGACCGGAGGGCGCTGGGTCGGCGGACGCCGGCACCCGGACCCGCATCCTCGAGGCGGCCCGCGAGCTCGTCATCGAGGCCGGCTTCCGGCGCTTCTCCATCGGCAAGGTCGCCGAGCGGGCCGGCGTCTCCCGGATGACGGTCTACTACCAGT
Protein-coding regions in this window:
- a CDS encoding peptidase M16, which produces MLRPPPAAVRGCGPRGLPVDPDRPPGYPLSAGTSERGKENRMTVRSVIAAGLLLGLVAGPAAAQTAPPIEFTEFTLPNGLRVIVHEDHSTPIVAVNVWYDVGSAHEEPGRSGFAHLFEHMLFQETENLDAGEIMRLIPAAGGTFNGTTNSDRTNYFEILPANRLNLSLWTHRERMAKLRVNADNFAREREVVKEERRRSYENSPYAEAVAITLDTLLNDWPPYDHPVIGSMADLDAATVDDVRRFYERYYVPNNATIVIAGDVTVDEVRKLVEQYFGDIPRGPDLPPLPPPTPTPRTDGERRVTVEDKLATLPLLAMGFNIPPHDHPDTYALQLLSSIFSEGESSRLHRRLVKEERAALQVLSGLNSRLGPGSFIFYAFPNQGVPTERLEALIAEEIQKLKDEGVTERELQKAKNQLRASQIMGRQTVMAKTEALHHFRRYHGDPAEINRDLDRYMAVTAEDIRAAARKYLTEANRTVLTVVPPQRASSGTDAAGSGSTPGAE
- a CDS encoding S9 family peptidase — translated: MRARARFASAFVLAVSLAAPSPSRVAAQQLKPRFSIDDVVSYNFPYDLVAARKADRIAWIEFERGMRNVYTAAAPDFEPVRLTSFTEDDGVDLSDLQISDDGSIVAFIRGHTRNREGWVANPSSDPRGAERAVWAVSTSGGKPWRVVQADAFQLSPDGKWVAYVRDGQIHRAPVNPGLAASQDLDATPPLFRAYGINGSPTWSPDGRRIAFVSDRGDHSFIGVYDLDNPRIVYLAPSVDRDANPVWSPDGKRIAFQRRPGLSFGEMAARQRQGGGFGGPQRRAADDALPGMFEARFRGGHTLELWVADAETGEGRRAWHNQPGDTAFTSLAGLRWAGEHLIFPAEPGNWRHWYSISLKDPKPEPIELTPGEGEVEFVGLSADGRYLYYAANIGDIDRRHIWRVETSGGRPRQLTKGDGIETYPAPLASGKFVAVLHSTAKRPLSVALVPADGGEPRVITKLPETFPLAQQVIPTNVTLTAEDGVRFNNQLFLPPDLRPGQKRPALIFIHGGPRRQMLLGYHYMYFYHMAYAINQYFANKGYVVLSVNYRSGIGYGKQFRMAPNVGRNGMEEYRDILAAGKYLASRPDVDPTRIGVWGLSYGGILTAQALARNSDLFAAGVDIAGVHMWGDPADTASVMYKSSSAPLVANWRSPVLLVHGDDDRNVSFSQTVGLVQLLRAHDVPFELIVFPDEVHDFLIHERWMKTFKAADDFFDRTLIRKEPVRDLTTAAGGGR
- a CDS encoding damage-inducible protein DinB — encoded protein: MPISETFLPEFDQEMATTRRLLERVPSEKGTWKPHEKSFPLGHLAQLISRMPGWITLALHNTRLDLSGFVPYTYEPTEKLVAEFDRNVREAREALAAATDEDFAVQWSLTHGDRVLMTLSRREIVRQNINHLVHHRGQLSVYLRLLDVPLPPIYGPTADERVRSVGLAGPALPRRAARAHCIRPRIQTSAAEAG
- the ispG gene encoding 4-hydroxy-3-methylbut-2-en-1-yl diphosphate synthase (catalyzes the conversion of 2C-methyl-D-erythritol 2,4-cyclodiphosphate into 4-hydroxy-3-methyl-2-en-1-yl diphosphate; involved in isoprenoid synthesis), encoding MSGARRKTVVVDIGGVKVGGTHPIVVQSMTNTDTADAAATAAQVKALAAAGSELVRVTVNNEEAAQAVPEIVRRLRDDGVTVPIIGDFHYNGHLLLTKYPACAAALDKYRINPGNVGAKHRDENFRTIIQVALEYGKPVRIGVNWGSLDQRLLTELMDENARRPEPLDARDVMIEAMIESALRSAALAEETGLPHDRIVLSAKVSGVPDLVDVYRRLAARCDYPLHLGLTEAGMGTKGVIATTAGLAILLHEGIGDTIRVSLTPQPGGDRAEEVRVAQQILQSLGLRSFEPQVTSCPGCGRTTSTFFQQMAEQIQGYIRERMPEWRVRYPGVEEMRVAVMGCVVNGPGESKHANIGISLPGTFEEPKAPVYIDGQLHTTLRGEGLVEEFLRLLDGYVEAKYGAAKR